ctaaaaacactgtagtaaaataatttttaaatatgtgaatagagctgtgggacccatttttaatgaaaaaattgataaaaaaaaatgaaatttgtgggtccatgaatagtgcacggtgtgcactgttcacggaagATCGGTCAAAAGTtgtggctactgttcatgtaccgTACATGAATAGTACCGCTTGTTGGAGAAAAggcgtaaaaaaaaaaaaaaaaaaaaaaaaaaaaacgcagcaAACTTAAAACGCAGCAAACGCAACGTGGATCCAAACTGAGCCTAAGGTTATGAATGAAAGAAATCATTGTAATCCTTAACTTCACCATATCCATCAATGATATAGTCTATCATAataggtgcattaagggatagAGTCACGTTGTCAAATATTTTGATTCTAATTTCTAACAATCAATTctcagcccaaaaaaaaaaaaacattcaaaagATTTCAACATTTAAGAAATCAAAAGTGACCACCGCACACCATTGGTGCGATGgtcattccacaagtataagtgcttgtggggtgtggggggcaagggtcggggttcaagtttccaggaaggagcttcacacacatatatacttagattaggctagagtagaattctatcttgtatccaaaaaaaaaaaaaaaaatcaaaagtgaTATTTCATAAATGAGAATAAAACTATAAGTATATCATattagagaaaatataaatctatcatttttttatttagtaaaaaaagtgaaatttttttaaaattgtcaacttttttttgagaagattaaaattttcaactttttatggcaattttgtattgaaatttatttatatgatttttttttatagaagaatgATATCTAATTAAAgctaaaaattctaaaaacttagtttttaaaaaaaaaaattaataagttaaAAGTGATATTGAATCAATAATCTTCATATGATATCAGTTTATTATTTTCctagaaaatatgattttttttccctaacaTTCAAGCAAACACAGATGTATACATTTGTGCATATATGTGTTGGGAAAAGAtttctctctccaaattagtttggaaagaaaTCCTTCAAacttccattatttttttttattagacatgtattttgaaaatctaatcgttagattgcatgttcttattacattcttcatgtttgcaaaatttcaaggagattaaagatcaatagttatgccATCAATGACATGTTtaagtttcaagtttttgtggtaaaatattttgcacaaaaaataagtttattgatcaaatagcaaataaaatcttatttaaacaaaatttaacattcatgttaaaaatataaagaacatgtaatccaatggttatattttcaaaattcatatttaataaaaagatatatgacAAGTTTAaagggtttctctccaaactagtttggagagaaaccttgtcctatctctctctctctctctcaaacaatAAATCTAAATATTGTTAGACCATGATGGAAAGGAAGTGCTAGACAGAAATAGCTCAGATTATGAAAGATAATATAAGGGTTTGTCTTTTGATGGCTAGTTTGTAACAATCTTAACAATCATTTCATAATGAGACTCATGCACATTGAGTGTGGCATCATTAACCTTACTATGTCATTACGAataacttaataataataataataaaagtgtaTGCATAATTACAATCTATCatttttaataacatttttcattcttgttatctttttaaaaaaaaaaaatatatatatatatatatatatatataatgtaaaaggaATTGTAAACTTTGACATCTTAGAGGATTGTCAaggttaaataatttttaggtATAATTGTTCtggaaaattttacaatattctgATAGTACAATAATGTTGTACTTTCTCCCTTTAACATGAACAATGGGTCCCATATGAATATAATTAATAGATACTTAACTATGTGGGAAGGGAGAGTATGAAAGTATTTTCTAATTagaatatgatttaattttcccttaaaaaatatgatttaattacCTGAATTTTATAGAACAACCAAATATTGGTAAGGAACTACCGCCCACCGTTAGTGggatggtcacttcacaagcacttatacttgtagagtgtgATGGGCAAGAATCGTGGTTTAAGTTTCCGAGAGAGAGATTCATACACATATACCTTTAtattagactagagtagaatttttatcttgtataaaaaataaaaataaaaagtattaattaGGAGTTTCATGAActaaataaatcttaaataatattattaattaatgaatctaacataaattttattacataaaatagtcaACAAGATTTTAGAGAGGATATTATGGTTGGTCATGTCCTCTCTAGAAATAGTAAATTACATGACAAAGGCCACACAAGCAAGGGCATAGAAGAGAAATGGCTTCTTAATTATAATTAGCTTGGGAGAGCTTCCTAATTACTTGTAAGGTTCTTGAATAGCATAAACTTGTAAGAAACTTCTCACATTTTGAAGttgatttttgttatatttattcctgatataattgtttattcataaatgttttatatttgtttctcttgaGTTAACTTCTAAGTAAAATTCCATCATATTATTGTTAACTATCAACAATCCatgaatctaattttttttattgattaaagaGTGATGCTAAAAACATTACAAGactataaatttatatgttaccaaaaaccatccatttaaaaaataagtgttaCCTTcgcaacatttttacaatagaccttaggtggtaagttgttattggttctaatttaaatttgtcattattttattttatttttttttttttgccacacAAGacttattatgaaaatattgtgaatgtagcatttttcttcaaaaaaaatacagaaaaaaataattcaaacattTATTATGTTCTTAAAGTGGCttcaatcacatttattgtcaaatcaatttgtaaactttttgtaataaaattgataataactttagcattttaCTTATAGTACGCTTTAAAGTGATAGTAGACCGgcggggagggggggggggggggggtgggggagatAGTCGACCTCTTTAGTTGCTCTAaagaaaatgctatttttcttattaagaacatatatGACTCTAACCTCTTTctcatatatatgtttttatgcttAATTTTTGTAGGACGAATGGAGAATTCAGCTGCCACCCTTACAATTCTTGTTCCTAACAGTGCAGCCAATAATTGACATGCGGTTGAGATGCAAATCAAAAGGGAAGGATTACCCTTCAGCAGTTCCTTGTGAGATCACAAAGGTTCTTGAGCTTGAAATGGTAAGCTACAATAAAAACAAACTAAGAGCACATACAAAAATAAACGTGACCGGCCCTAATAAGTTTATTGAGTATCCATGATTGGTCCTAAAATTTTAGGACAAGACttgattgttgttattattattgttgttgtttttctttggataaatcataaatagcatactagaaaatttgatatatgaatttaaatatatatttttgctgCTTCACCTTTCAACATAAATATGAAAAGCTAATCTTTTACAGACAAAATGGGAGCTCCTAGGGCTTGATGATGTTCGTGAGTCATTAGGCTTCAGTGCCAATGCTAAAGGAGCCATATACCCTGATAGACGGGCAACACAAAGCTGGATTAAAACTCAATTCGAGCTTAACATAAGCTTTGTTCTTCCACCTTCACTTGCTTTGGTTCCTAAAGATGTTATTCAAGACATTGGATTGTCAGTAAGTCCATCAAATCTAATTGCTATTTACATCTCTCTTTGTTTTCACTATTCAATTTCTTGAAGTATATCATATATACTATTTGTAAGTAATAATACACAGTTGATAAACTACTTCAGATATACGTGAGGACGGAGTAATGCTAAGaatcacaaaattttcacaatttttttttgcaattattgaTATGCATGGTAAGTTGTGATTGAACCAACATCACTTTCGCATGGTCCCATCACTAATAGTTtaactcaaattttttaaaacattaattacaTGTCAACTCatctattacaaaaaaaattgttttcttgaACTTGACTATAGTTCACCAGGCCTAATGCAAGTCTGCAACAACTACTACCACATCATTATCAGTTCAAGTTCCTTATTAGTTTGTCCAGAAAATTACTATTAATTTCCATTGTTTTTAGCCATAAATTTACTAGGAGATTGTGTCCAACAACAGGTGATCCAAAGATTGGTGGATGACAAGAAGCAAAAAGCTAATGATGGAGTGCTTGTAGATTATGATAAATTCAAAAGGGAGAAACTCAAGAATCTGGTTTAAGCCTAGTGATTACTTGAATATGAGGTCAGAAGGCCAAAATAAGTTAATTCATGGTAGCTTACATTATTCAGCAAAGGAAGGCTTTGGCGACTGAAAGTTGATGTTAAATTTAATAAGATAAAAGTGGATTTGCATCATTCTTTGATACATTTGGGGTTGAAGTGTAATGAAAATTTCAGTTTAGTTTCATCTTCTTGCAAATATTGAACAAATAAGTCATTAGTGAAGCTAACAGATGGAAATTCAGGGGATCTGACCCTAAATTATTCGAATGCAAAACTAccagagaatttttttttgttgttgtggttcCTCTTTGATGTGCTTGTTCTTTATAAAAACCATGATCAACGAGGAACCACAACTAAGATTGTAAAATGTTAAACTGAATCTAAGTGAAGCAATAGTATCACAAATAGGATCTTGTAGCCCGTAGTTGATTCCAAACCAAATCTTTTCTAAGGAATACATAATGAAATTCCTTCTAGAATATAATGGAATAGAAATCTGATTGATGATTTGATAAATTATACTCTGCATTGTATTTAATCATAGGAAGCACGATTCTATACATGTCAAAAGTTAAAATGTAGAGCACATTATACATTCAACAATGAACAAAGCAAATCAACATGTTGCTGTTACTGAACAGCTAAACATCTTTATGATTGCACTCAATTGCAAGCTCCCAGTAAAACCAAGCacaatataaaaagaaagaaaaaaatgtgtacCTCAGAGACAACCACAAGCCCAACAAGGAAAATATACTgactaattaaaaattttgaagtacAAGATCAAGACAATAGCAATGGCAAGAACTGCAATTATGGGGC
This DNA window, taken from Quercus robur chromosome 2, dhQueRobu3.1, whole genome shotgun sequence, encodes the following:
- the LOC126715201 gene encoding uncharacterized protein LOC126715201 isoform X3, translated to MMGEVALASLSSTFKSPLLLHGSRTRCALGKEERKGKQKNRSYHEKASWKPINQKPIKYSSRFTSDLPLSESPWQASFDQYLEDESRILKATFTDGEKMQDEWRIQLPPLQFLFLTVQPIIDMRLRCKSKGKDYPSAVPCEITKVLELEMTKWELLGLDDVRESLGFSANAKGAIYPDRRATQSWIKTQFELNISFVLPPSLALVPKDVIQDIGLSVIQRLVDDKKQKANDGVLVDYDKFKREKLKNLV
- the LOC126715201 gene encoding uncharacterized protein LOC126715201 isoform X4; its protein translation is MMGEVALASLSSTFKSPLLLHGSRTRCALGKEERKGKQKNRSYHEKASWKPINQKPIKYSSRFTSDLPLSESPWASFDQYLEDESRILKATFTDGEKMQDEWRIQLPPLQFLFLTVQPIIDMRLRCKSKGKDYPSAVPCEITKVLELEMTKWELLGLDDVRESLGFSANAKGAIYPDRRATQSWIKTQFELNISFVLPPSLALVPKDVIQDIGLSVIQRLVDDKKQKANDGVLVDYDKFKREKLKNLV
- the LOC126715201 gene encoding uncharacterized protein LOC126715201 isoform X1, translated to MMGEVALASLSSTFKSPLLLHGSRTRCALGKEERKGKQKNRSYHEKASWKPINQKPIKYSSRFTSDLPLSESPWQASFDQYLEDESRILKATFTDGEKMQVSEDEWRIQLPPLQFLFLTVQPIIDMRLRCKSKGKDYPSAVPCEITKVLELEMTKWELLGLDDVRESLGFSANAKGAIYPDRRATQSWIKTQFELNISFVLPPSLALVPKDVIQDIGLSVIQRLVDDKKQKANDGVLVDYDKFKREKLKNLV
- the LOC126715201 gene encoding uncharacterized protein LOC126715201 isoform X2 → MMGEVALASLSSTFKSPLLLHGSRTRCALGKEERKGKQKNRSYHEKASWKPINQKPIKYSSRFTSDLPLSESPWASFDQYLEDESRILKATFTDGEKMQVSEDEWRIQLPPLQFLFLTVQPIIDMRLRCKSKGKDYPSAVPCEITKVLELEMTKWELLGLDDVRESLGFSANAKGAIYPDRRATQSWIKTQFELNISFVLPPSLALVPKDVIQDIGLSVIQRLVDDKKQKANDGVLVDYDKFKREKLKNLV